One part of the Astatotilapia calliptera chromosome 9, fAstCal1.2, whole genome shotgun sequence genome encodes these proteins:
- the rdh12l gene encoding retinol dehydrogenase 12, like — protein sequence MSSLRNVFRRSWSCDEKLEGKVVVITGANTGIGKETAIDLAKRGAEKVIIACRDMEKANAAVKDIIESSGNEHVVCMKLDLSDSKSIREFAEAINKDEPKLNILINNAGVMVCPFGKTADGFEMQIGVNHLGHFLLTYLLLDLIKKSAPARIINVSSMAHSWGSINLEDLNSEKHYNKNKAYAQSKLANVLFTRSLAKRLEGTGVTTYSLHPGVVQTELIRHLNGVQQFFMKMVSPFTKNSVQGAQTTIYCAVDPSLEKESGGYYSDCAPANCSAAAKDDNVAEKLWELSCSLLSLTWD from the exons ATGTCGTCTTTAAG AAATGTCTTCCGGCGCAGCTGGTCTTGTGATGAAAAGCTGGAGGGAAAAGTTGTTGTCATCACTGGAGCAAACACTGGCATCGGCAAAGAAACTGCCATTGATCTAGCAAAGAGAG gGGCAGAAAAGGTGATCATAGCATGCAGGGACATGGAGAAAGCAAACGCAGCCGTGAAAGACATCATCGAAAGCTCAGGCAATGAACATGTCGTTTGCATGAAACTTGATTTGTCAGACAGCAAGTCTATACGAGAATTTGCTGAAGCCATcaacaaag ACGAGCCAAAGCTGAACATCCTCATCAACAATGCAGGTGTGATGGTCTGTCCCTTTGGGAAAACAGCTGATGGTTTTGAGATGCAGATCGGTGTCAATCACCTGG gtcACTTCCTGTTGACATATTTGTTGCTTGACCTGATTAAAAAGTCGGCACCAGCTAGGATTATCAATGTATCTTCCATGGCTCACTCCTGGGGCTCCATAAATCTAGaggacctcaacagtgagaagcaTTACAACAAGAATAAAGCCTATGCTCAAAGCAAGCTAGCCAACGTCCTCTTCACCCGATCACTGGCTAAACGATTAGAAG GCACAGGAGTGACGACCTACTCTCTCCATCCTGGAGTTGTTCAGACTGAGTTAATTCGTCATCTGAATGGTGTCCAGCAATTCTTCATGAAGATGGTCAGTCCTTTTACCAAAAACTCTGTCCAGGGAGCGCAGACAACAATTTACTGTGCTGTTGACCCATCATTAGAGAAGGAGAGTGGCGGATACTACAG TGACTGTGCTCCTGCTAACTGTTCTGCGGCTGCCAAAGATGACAACGTGGCGGAGAAGCTGTGGGAGCTGAGCTGTAGTTTGCTCTCTTTAACGTGGGACTGA